In Siphonobacter curvatus, the genomic window GGGCCGTAAACGTGAAATTGCCGTAACGCAGCGTGTTGTTCAAACCACCCAGCCATTTGGGCTGTGTATTGCCCAGCAGCTTCTGAGCCGTACCAATCACGGGGAAACCATTGGCTCCGATCACAATGGGTCGATCCCGATCCAGTACCGCGGGTTGTTCTTCGCCGGTGTTAGGATAGTACCGTTGGTAGGCTCTTCCGTAGAGGTTACCGTAGGCTAGGCCGGGAACAAGTTTCATCGTTACGGTTGAGTTCGCATATCCGAATTCAGAAGCGTAACTGATTTCCGTCAGATCCTGCCGAATGCTTTCAATCTTGTTGCGGTTGGCCGAGAAATTCAGGTTGATGTCCCAACTGAATTTGCTGGTCTTGATGGGCGTAGCCCGTAAAATCAATTCAACGCCCCGGTTCCGCATTTCTCCGGAGTTAATAGCCGCCCGTACATAACCCGTACCGGAAGAGACATTCACCTGAATAATCTGATCTTTACTCAGCGAGTTATAATACGTGAAATCCAGTCCCAGGCGGTTATTAAGGAAGCCCAGTTCCAGACCCGCTTCATAGGTATCCGTAAATTCCGGACGCAGGTTCGGATTGCCCAGCAAGGCCCCGCGCGTGAAGCCCGTCAGGCCCGAAGGCAGGTTTTGGTACGACGAATAGCCCGTAGCGGTCGAATACGGAGCGGCGTCCTTGCCAATCTGAGCGTACGAGGCCCGGAGTTTACCCATGCTCAGTACTTCGGGTAGTTTAATGTGTTGCGAGAACACGTACCCCAGACTGGCCGAAGGGTAGAAGAAGGAGTTGTTGGGCGATTGCAGGGACGACGTCATGTCATTCCGGCCCGTGAGGGTCAAAAACAGGTAATCCTTGTAGTCGAGCGTTAACTCACCGAAAAGGCCCATCAGGCGGTAGTCTTCGGCCGATTGGACCGGAACAATGGTTTTGGCATTCCGCAAATCAAAGTAATCGTAAACGGTCAGCTCCGTACCTTCCGCTCCAAAGCTGCGAATGCGACGGTCGTACAAATCGTGTCCTAAGCGAAGCGTTGTGTTCAAATCGCCAAATTTGTGGGTAGCACTGGCGGCAAACGTAGAGGTAATGGCCCGGAAATTGGTATGGTACTGATAAACAAAGCCCAGGTCATTATCTCCGGAAATGTATTCACCCGCAATGCCCTTGGGTCCCGGAGCCGTTTGGAGCCGGTCTTCTGAATAGGTATCCAAACCAGCCCGGTAGGTAAACGTCAGCCAGGAAACGGGGGCATACATGAAATTCACCCCCCCAATGAGACGGTTGACGTTGTCGCGGAATTTATTCGTCATCGCGTTATACATCGGGTTGGCGTTATCCCCTGAGTAGGCCTTCATGGTTCCGTCGGGCGTCAGATAGTCGCGTACGTCGTAGCGGGGTGACCAGTAACTCAAGGTTTCGTTGTACCGACCGGCATTGTAGCGATCGCCCCCGGAATTGATGAAATTCAGGTTCACACCCGTCGTAAACGTATCGCTGAATTTGATATTGCTATTGAGGCGCAGCGAAAGCTTTTCGTAGTTGGTGAAGGGAATAACGCCCTGCTGATTCAGGTGCGAGATCGAGGAAAGGAAGTTGATTTTATCCGTACCCCCCGAAAACGAAAGGTTATTCTGAAACTGTTGACCCGTGCGATACGCGTCCTTAAAGTGATTGTATAGCTTGGCCGGATGCGTCGGATCAATTTTCCGGGCTTCCTCAACCGTCGGTCCCCAGGAAGGCCAGAAGCTGTTCGGATCGTACTGACCCTGCCAGCCAATGGTGTACTTGTCCTGTACGTCGGGGTATTTATTTACATTCTCAAAACCGTAGGTGCCGCTGTAGTTGGCCCGTAGGGATCCGGCTTTGCCTGATTTCGTCGTAATGACGACCACACCATTGGCCCCACGTAAGCCGTAGAGAGCCGTGGCCGCTCCTCCTTTCAGGATATTAATGGTTTCAATGTCTTCGGGGTTCACATCGGCAGCCCGGTTGCTCATGCCACGACCCGCGGCATCATTTCCCAGTGTAGAGGTAGAGTTGTCCAGCAGAACTCCATCAATCACGAACAAGGGTTGATTATCCCGACTGACGTCAATGGAGTTAATCCCGCGGATCAAAATACGGGCTCCCTGACCGGGTGCACCACCCGTACTTGAAATGGTAACCCCGGCCACTTTTCCCTGCAGCGCATTGACGAGGTTAGGCTGGTGGTTCTGTACGAGTTCCTCGGAACCGACGCCCTGAGCAGCGTAGCCCAAGGCCTTCTTATCCCGGCTAATACCCAAAGCGGTGACGACGACTTCATTAAACTGTTTGTTGTCGGCTTTCAAGGTCACATCTACGGTGCTACGGCCGCTCGCGTCAATTTCCTGGTTTACGTAACCGATGTAACTAAAAACCAGTACTGTACGCCCGGCACTAAGATTGATACTATACTCCCCATTAGCATTGGTGACGGTACCACTGGAAGTACCTTTCAGGGAAACATTGACACCCGGTAGCGGCGTGTTATCGCCCTCTACGGTGACTTTTCCACGAATTTGCTGAGCCAAGGCCAGCGAACCCGAAAACAGGAAAAGCGTAAGAATGGAAAATAGTAAGCGTTTGTGCATAAAAGGTTTAATTGGTTAAAAAGCAGAGCGAAAGATCCAGCGGTGGCGGGTTAAAAGGTACTAGCGTTCACCGATGAGCGTTAGGCCAGTACGATCCGCTTCCCTCTTTAGTCGGCTTCATGGAATGAATATAAAGCAGTGAAATGTTTGAAATGAACATTATTCTGGGAAAAGCATCAAAGTAAAAATATTATTTTGACATTTAGGAAAGATGTACGTAAACTATTGAAGTGATTTTATTTTATGTAGGAAAAATGCTAGGTTCGACGTTTAATCATAAACTGATACTCGTTCAGGCGTTCGTTCCTATGAAAATGATCTTTTCCGGCTTTCCATTCTTAAGGCTTATCTGTGGTTTTATTCTGTTGCCACTACTGGTTTCGGCACAATCTTCATTAAAAACGAGCGACCTCGCCACGCAGCGATTACAACAGGAACTCGAACGTATGGCTAGGCTGGCCAAAGGCAAGGTAGGCGTCTGTGCCTTGCACTTGGAAAGTGGGCGAGAGATCCGCATGAACGCAAACGATCGGTTTCCGATGGCGAGTACGATGAAGGTGGCCGTGGCCGTAGAATTACTCCGCAAGATCGAAAAAGGAGAACTTTCGTATTTGACCATGACGGAGCTAAAACCCTCGGATCTGCATCCCGGAAGTGGTACGCTAGAGACACTGTTTGCCAAACCGGGCGTTCAGCTTTCGCTCCAGAACCTGATGGAGTTAATGATGGTCATCAGTGATAACTCGGCTACGGACGTACTCATTCGCCTGGCGGGTGGAACCGGGGCCGTACAAAATCGCTTGAAAACGTTAGGCATTAAAGGCATGTCCGTAGACCGTACCATCATCCAACTCATTGCCGATTGGGAAGGGGTAACCTTGCCCGATACGAGTCAGTGGAAAAATCCTGGTTTCTACACGAAGCTGGAAGAACAATTGACCCCGGAGGTACGGAAAACGGCCCAGGCAACGTTTGATAAAGATCCCCGGGACACGGCTACACCGCAAGCGATGGTTGAGTTACTCACCCAGATTTATCAGGCCAAAGCCGTATCCGCCGCCAGTCGGGATACGCTACTGGCGATCATGGAACGTTGCCGGGGCGGACAAGGTCGTTTGAAGGGGTATTTACCCCCTGAAACGGTAGTGGCTCATAAAACGGGTACGATGGGTGCCTCGGCTACCGATGATGTGGGAATCATTACCTTGCCCGGCAATGCGGGTCATATCGTCATTGCCGTTATGGTGGGAGCTTCGCAGGCTCCGTCCGAGCTGCGGGAGCAAACCATTGCTCAGATCAGTCGGAGTGTGTACGACTATTTTCTCTACCAGCCGACCCCCTCTAAATAAGCCTCTATTTTTCGACTACTTCAAACGCTTTGGACTGCTTGGGTACGCGCACGGGTTTGCCGAGCGTACTCAAGCGCTTTCCCAGCGTAACGGAATTTTTTTCCACCACCAGATAAAGGCTATAGGAAAGAAACGTAATAAAAGCGAAGGCAACGCTAACGTTGACGAATTTAAACCAGGGCCAGTGGCGAGCCAGACCGAGTAGATCAATGGAACTATAGAGGTTGCCCAGTAGCGGCTGATGAATGAGGTAAATGCTGTAGCTGCAAACCCCAATCAGGCTGAGGACTTGATAGATCGGTTTCGTAAAATTCAAAGGCTTCTCCAGCAGGTAATCCAGTAGCATGGCAAACAACAGAGCCGAACCAATGTATTGGAAGAAGATGTAAAATGTCGGAAAAAACTTGGTACCCAGGAAAAGCAGAGAGAAAGCAACCAAGGCTGGAGCGGATACGCGAAACGTACGTTTCCCATAATAGTAGTTTTCGGCGACGAGTGCTCCCAAGGCCCACATGATCCAGAAATGACCCACGAAGGTTATTTCACTAAACTTGAATCGTAACTCATACAAGCAGTAGGTAATGACCACGAGATGAATCACTAGTAAACCTACACAGACTTTAGGCAGCGAGTACCGCTTGCGAAGGGCCAGCAACAGAGGGTATAAGGCGTAAAGCTGCATTTCCAGGGCCAAACTCCAAAACGAACCGTTGAATCCGAACAAAATATCGGCGTCATCGAAGAGATTATGAATCAGTAGGAGGTGGGTTAGAAAGGAAAACTGACCGCGTTCGTTGTGTAAGACATACTGGGTAAGTTGCTGATTTTGGAAGGCAAAGAAAAGGAGCACCAGCAGATAGGTCGGGTAAATTCGCCAAAATCGCCGGAGCATAAATTGCTTATAGTTGAGGGATTCTTGTTTACTCAGAAAGGAATAGTGAATCAGAAATCCACTGATGAGTAGAAAGAGTTGTACCCCTAGATTTCCGTAGGCCAGCGGTGAAAAGGTAGCGTATAGATTGGAAAGTGTGGCGTGATGGAGTGAAAGCAGAGGGCCCTCCGTAGCCGTTAGTACCTGCGGAAAATACGCTTGGTGCCAATGATAGCCGAAGACAAAAAGAATAGCAATACCCCTTAATACGTCGAAAAGGACCAGTTGCCGGGCGGTTTCTTTAGACATGCACAAAATACTTCTAGGAACGGGGGGCGGCCCGTGGCGTTTAATAAATTAGGTGGATGACAACAAAGGGAGGTCTTTTCGAAAGATAGGGGCTTCTCAGAAACTTTGCACACGCCAGTCGCAATTTAATTTTGAAAGAGGATGATTTTTGATGAAAGGTAGTAGTTTTTTTAGTATTACTTTACCTAGGTAAGGCTTGGCGACTTAGTGAAAAGGAATTATCTTTGATTGCTTTACCTCTTTTCCCGTATGATTGCTGCCGCTCTTGTCTTTCTTATCTTGGCTAGTTACGCTGGTATCCTCTTCACCATTCAGCGGCGAACGGCCCACGATTGGGCCTGTCCCAAATGTCATCGAACCGCGCATCTGGAACGTCTAAGTCGACCGGAGTGGATGAAAAAACTAGCTGGATTTCTACCGCTAAAGTATATACGTTGCCGCTTTTGCCAGCAAACGTTCTTTCTGCCGCTGACGGTAAAAAATCCGCTTTCGAATACGCCATCGGAAGAGGAGATACTCGATTGAAGCCTCACCTGGAAAAGCTTAAAACGTAAAAGCCCCCGCTGGGCATCGCGGAGGCTTTTACAAGGTATGCCTATTTAGAACTTGTAACCAAAGTTCAGACGGAAATTCCGGGGAAATTCGTAGATGTACGTATAGTAACCCGTTCGGGGGTTAGCCGGTGCACTGCCGGAGGTAAACATCCGTTTATCAGCCAAGTTGTTAACCAGCAAAGAAACATTAATTTTTCGGGCCTGGTAGGAGACCCCGGCATCGAGACGGAAGAAGTCCGGGAAGTTTGATTCCTTCAGACCGGCTCCGGCAAAACGTTCCCCCTGGTACTGGTAACCGCCCGAGAAGCCCAGTCCCCGAAGGGCCGAACGCTCGCTCTTGATGCGGTACGTCAGCCAGCCGTTGGTAATGTGTTTGGCCGTTCCGGTCAGATAGGTTCCTTTGCGGTTGTTAGCGGGGTTTGCGGTCTCATCCTTGGTTACCTTCGGATCCGTATAGGCATAGTTCAGGGTGGCATTCAGCCCGGGAACAATTTCGCCGGTTAAGTCAAACTCAACACCTTTGGAGACAATCTGCCCGAGTTGTACCTGCCAGTTTTGCGGGTTATTGATCCCGAAACGAGGGTCAGGCGTCAACACATTGCTTTTCGTAATTTGATAGATCGTGAAGGTAGAATTCCACTTTCCACCCAGCCAGTCTTTTTTAATCCCAAATTCGGTGTTGTTGCCATAGACCGGCTTGAAGACGTTTCCATCGAAATCGGCTCCGGCCTGGGGCAGGTAGCTTTGATCGTATAGACCGTAGATGCTCATCTCACGGTTGACGGAGTAACTAAAGCCAAAACGCGGGGTTACC contains:
- a CDS encoding acyltransferase family protein — translated: MSKETARQLVLFDVLRGIAILFVFGYHWHQAYFPQVLTATEGPLLSLHHATLSNLYATFSPLAYGNLGVQLFLLISGFLIHYSFLSKQESLNYKQFMLRRFWRIYPTYLLVLLFFAFQNQQLTQYVLHNERGQFSFLTHLLLIHNLFDDADILFGFNGSFWSLALEMQLYALYPLLLALRKRYSLPKVCVGLLVIHLVVITYCLYELRFKFSEITFVGHFWIMWALGALVAENYYYGKRTFRVSAPALVAFSLLFLGTKFFPTFYIFFQYIGSALLFAMLLDYLLEKPLNFTKPIYQVLSLIGVCSYSIYLIHQPLLGNLYSSIDLLGLARHWPWFKFVNVSVAFAFITFLSYSLYLVVEKNSVTLGKRLSTLGKPVRVPKQSKAFEVVEK
- a CDS encoding SusC/RagA family TonB-linked outer membrane protein; the protein is MHKRLLFSILTLFLFSGSLALAQQIRGKVTVEGDNTPLPGVNVSLKGTSSGTVTNANGEYSINLSAGRTVLVFSYIGYVNQEIDASGRSTVDVTLKADNKQFNEVVVTALGISRDKKALGYAAQGVGSEELVQNHQPNLVNALQGKVAGVTISSTGGAPGQGARILIRGINSIDVSRDNQPLFVIDGVLLDNSTSTLGNDAAGRGMSNRAADVNPEDIETINILKGGAATALYGLRGANGVVVITTKSGKAGSLRANYSGTYGFENVNKYPDVQDKYTIGWQGQYDPNSFWPSWGPTVEEARKIDPTHPAKLYNHFKDAYRTGQQFQNNLSFSGGTDKINFLSSISHLNQQGVIPFTNYEKLSLRLNSNIKFSDTFTTGVNLNFINSGGDRYNAGRYNETLSYWSPRYDVRDYLTPDGTMKAYSGDNANPMYNAMTNKFRDNVNRLIGGVNFMYAPVSWLTFTYRAGLDTYSEDRLQTAPGPKGIAGEYISGDNDLGFVYQYHTNFRAITSTFAASATHKFGDLNTTLRLGHDLYDRRIRSFGAEGTELTVYDYFDLRNAKTIVPVQSAEDYRLMGLFGELTLDYKDYLFLTLTGRNDMTSSLQSPNNSFFYPSASLGYVFSQHIKLPEVLSMGKLRASYAQIGKDAAPYSTATGYSSYQNLPSGLTGFTRGALLGNPNLRPEFTDTYEAGLELGFLNNRLGLDFTYYNSLSKDQIIQVNVSSGTGYVRAAINSGEMRNRGVELILRATPIKTSKFSWDINLNFSANRNKIESIRQDLTEISYASEFGYANSTVTMKLVPGLAYGNLYGRAYQRYYPNTGEEQPAVLDRDRPIVIGANGFPVIGTAQKLLGNTQPKWLGGLNNTLRYGNFTFTALFDARVGQDRYNQMGNFFSAFGIAKYTEDRNDTKVFEGVLANGTPNTKAVWLGQGVGPDGFNYGNGFYRNVHRGVSELFIEDASWVRLRSASLSYSIPSSWIKSSIVKNARLSVTGNNLWLWTKYTGFDPEASTTNSGSNVDGFSGFSYPAVRSFLFSLNVGF
- the bla gene encoding class A beta-lactamase: MKMIFSGFPFLRLICGFILLPLLVSAQSSLKTSDLATQRLQQELERMARLAKGKVGVCALHLESGREIRMNANDRFPMASTMKVAVAVELLRKIEKGELSYLTMTELKPSDLHPGSGTLETLFAKPGVQLSLQNLMELMMVISDNSATDVLIRLAGGTGAVQNRLKTLGIKGMSVDRTIIQLIADWEGVTLPDTSQWKNPGFYTKLEEQLTPEVRKTAQATFDKDPRDTATPQAMVELLTQIYQAKAVSAASRDTLLAIMERCRGGQGRLKGYLPPETVVAHKTGTMGASATDDVGIITLPGNAGHIVIAVMVGASQAPSELREQTIAQISRSVYDYFLYQPTPSK